In Treponema primitia ZAS-2, a genomic segment contains:
- a CDS encoding ABC transporter permease — protein MSTAQLSQPGSYSVARKIKNAFLNIVTNPYNVIVVITIILLGYLIIMPLLDMITTTFELQRVDLRRFPNMTEGEFTLYYWNRLVFSNLSQALLYRPLLNSLCIAISVSVMSILLGSVIAWLMVRSDIPWKKFFSLAVIIPYMLPSWCKSMAWITVFKNSRIGGRIGFLAAMGIETPNWLAYGPIPIVLVLVIHYYAYAYLLVSAALGSVNSELEEMGEIAGANKRQILSKITMPLVLPAILSAVILTFSKAMGTFGVPAFLGMKVNFNTISTTLYQTIKNREATTGYAVAMILIGISSVFVFINQKAIGARKSFATIGGKGGRSTLIKLGPWKYMIMVMLLLLLVLGVMGPLLILVVDTFMLKPGLYTLSNFTFHYWAGAPNLSIYEGEPGVLHNPRFWMIFRNTIMLVVCTSVIASLVGQIIGYIISRTRGKLAGKFIEQLVFVPYLIPSIAFGAIYLSMFAVPRLGIPLPGGGTFHLIPSLYGTFTLMVLVSVVKHLPFSCRAGISNMLQIGVELEEAATIQGSSFLNRFRRIVLPLSKAGFVSGFMLIFISIMKELDLIVLIMTPTRATLPYMAFQYANQNQEPYSNVVAVILFAIVFITYMLLNIGGKADIAKSMGG, from the coding sequence ATGAGTACAGCGCAGTTATCCCAGCCAGGATCTTATTCGGTGGCACGGAAGATAAAAAATGCCTTTCTCAATATTGTTACCAATCCCTACAATGTCATTGTAGTGATAACAATTATTCTGCTCGGCTATTTGATTATCATGCCCCTGCTGGATATGATTACCACCACATTTGAATTGCAACGGGTGGACCTGAGAAGGTTTCCGAACATGACGGAGGGTGAATTTACCCTGTACTACTGGAACCGTCTGGTTTTTTCAAACCTCAGCCAGGCACTGCTCTACAGACCGCTGCTCAATTCTCTTTGCATAGCGATTTCTGTTTCGGTAATGAGCATACTGCTCGGTTCGGTTATTGCATGGCTCATGGTGCGCAGCGATATTCCCTGGAAAAAATTCTTTTCCCTGGCGGTTATCATTCCCTATATGCTGCCCTCCTGGTGTAAATCCATGGCCTGGATTACGGTATTTAAGAATTCCCGCATTGGGGGTCGTATAGGCTTTCTGGCAGCTATGGGTATTGAAACCCCAAACTGGCTTGCCTACGGGCCCATACCCATAGTCCTGGTATTGGTCATCCACTACTATGCCTACGCGTATCTTTTGGTATCCGCGGCCCTCGGCTCGGTCAACAGCGAACTTGAAGAGATGGGAGAAATTGCGGGGGCCAATAAGAGGCAGATACTGAGTAAAATAACCATGCCCCTGGTACTGCCGGCCATACTTTCGGCGGTTATCCTTACCTTTTCCAAGGCCATGGGAACCTTCGGGGTACCGGCCTTTCTGGGGATGAAGGTAAACTTCAACACCATTTCTACCACCTTGTATCAGACCATTAAAAACCGGGAAGCCACAACGGGCTATGCGGTGGCCATGATACTGATAGGGATTTCGTCAGTTTTTGTGTTCATCAATCAAAAGGCCATCGGTGCGAGAAAGAGTTTTGCTACCATAGGTGGTAAGGGTGGACGATCAACCCTGATAAAACTGGGGCCCTGGAAGTATATGATAATGGTCATGCTGCTCCTGCTCCTGGTGTTAGGCGTTATGGGCCCCCTGCTTATTCTGGTAGTGGATACCTTTATGCTTAAACCGGGCTTATATACCCTATCCAATTTTACCTTCCACTACTGGGCCGGGGCGCCAAACCTTTCAATCTATGAAGGCGAACCGGGGGTGCTCCACAATCCGCGCTTCTGGATGATATTCAGAAACACTATCATGCTGGTGGTATGTACTTCGGTTATCGCTTCCCTGGTAGGGCAGATTATCGGGTATATCATTTCCCGAACCAGGGGAAAACTGGCGGGGAAATTTATCGAACAGCTGGTCTTTGTGCCCTACCTTATTCCATCCATTGCCTTTGGCGCAATTTACCTGTCCATGTTTGCGGTTCCCCGTCTCGGCATACCCCTGCCCGGGGGAGGAACCTTCCACCTTATTCCGTCCCTGTACGGAACCTTTACCCTCATGGTACTGGTCAGTGTGGTCAAACATCTGCCCTTCTCATGCAGGGCGGGTATTTCAAATATGCTCCAGATAGGGGTCGAGCTGGAAGAAGCGGCGACCATCCAGGGATCCTCCTTCCTTAACCGCTTCAGGCGCATTGTACTCCCCCTGTCCAAAGCAGGTTTTGTATCGGGCTTCATGCTGATATTTATCAGTATCATGAAGGAACTGGATCTGATCGTCCTTATCATGACCCCCACCAGGGCTACCCTGCCCTATATGGCGTTTCAATATGCGAACCAGAACCAGGAACCCTATTCCAATGTGGTTGCAGTAATACTGTTTGCCATTGTTTTTATCACCTATATGCTGCTGAATATCGGCGGTAAGGCGGATATCGCCAAGAGCATGGGCGGCTGA
- a CDS encoding ABC transporter ATP-binding protein, translating into MSRIELKNIDKFYGSNHVLKNLNLTIEDGEFMTLLGPSGCGKTTTLRVISGLETPQNGTISLDNKEIVNAKELFYVAPSKRELNLVFQSYALWPHMTVYKNVAFGLTIKKIPNSEIKAKVENALDRMQILQYKDRYPSELSGGQQQRVAIARAIVTTPKILLLDEPLSNLDAKLRIDMRSELKRLHQEMGTTVVYVTHDQIEALTMSTKVAIFFDGVLVQVDTPMDVYKNPVSLRVADFIGNPRINFVEGKASLEGGDLVVASDLGEFRFDQKDLTANEFPKSGKFDCILGLRPEQLTPQRNSSPGALEASVYASQPAGSETLVQIQIKNTRLLVKELGIGNYESDQKLYLSINPNMINVFNKESGALIKYAL; encoded by the coding sequence ATGAGCAGGATAGAACTTAAAAATATTGACAAGTTTTACGGCAGTAACCATGTGCTGAAAAACCTTAACCTTACCATCGAGGACGGAGAATTTATGACCCTCCTGGGACCCTCGGGATGCGGGAAAACAACAACCCTCCGGGTCATTTCGGGACTTGAGACGCCCCAAAACGGAACCATCAGCCTGGACAACAAGGAAATTGTCAATGCAAAGGAACTGTTCTATGTGGCGCCTTCCAAGCGGGAACTAAACCTGGTATTCCAATCCTACGCCCTGTGGCCCCACATGACGGTGTACAAGAATGTAGCCTTTGGGCTGACCATAAAAAAGATCCCCAACAGCGAGATCAAGGCAAAGGTGGAAAACGCCCTGGACCGTATGCAGATACTCCAGTACAAAGACCGGTATCCCTCGGAACTTTCAGGCGGGCAGCAGCAGCGGGTGGCCATAGCCAGGGCCATTGTTACCACCCCAAAGATACTGCTTTTGGACGAACCCCTTTCCAACCTTGACGCGAAGCTCCGTATTGATATGCGGTCAGAACTCAAGCGGCTGCACCAGGAAATGGGGACCACGGTTGTGTATGTTACCCACGATCAGATTGAAGCCCTTACCATGAGTACCAAGGTAGCTATTTTCTTTGACGGAGTGCTGGTGCAGGTGGATACACCAATGGATGTGTATAAAAACCCTGTCTCCCTGAGGGTGGCAGACTTTATCGGCAATCCCCGGATTAACTTTGTCGAAGGAAAGGCTTCCCTTGAAGGGGGTGATCTGGTGGTAGCTTCTGATCTGGGTGAATTCAGATTCGACCAAAAGGACCTGACCGCCAATGAATTCCCCAAATCAGGAAAATTTGACTGCATCCTCGGCCTCAGGCCCGAACAGCTCACTCCACAGAGAAATTCTTCCCCCGGCGCCCTGGAGGCTTCCGTATACGCTTCCCAGCCTGCGGGTTCCGAGACCCTGGTGCAGATTCAGATAAAAAATACCCGGCTTCTGGTCAAGGAGCTTGGCATAGGCAATTATGAGAGTGACCAGAAACTGTACCTGAGCATAAATCCTAATATGATCAATGTCTTTAACAAGGAAAGCGGCGCGCTTATTAAATACGCACTGTAA
- a CDS encoding ABC transporter substrate-binding protein, translating into MKRIIILSACVFALALSCGKGKTTGSSQAAAPVTPVITEWAKANKVDDGSQTEDELYELAKKEGQVTIYSISSRITSIKVSFEKKYPGVTVNAFDISSNELYEKVTREYAAGVYNADLVHIKDEDGAIYQEMVLPGKFNLYYPQDICAHIPESSRAYSMPLYVELSQWFYNSELFSAPPISSWWDLTKPEWKGRIVMQDPLSANTYLINFAAFVANSALFEEDYQKVFGEKIKLSPECPTAAHELIKRLTANDIIFESSSDRVCEAVGTKGQKGPGLVGWAASSKLRKNASDNWVLAPINITPGTSLHNQNNLYLVDQAPHPNAAKLLLRWMLGGTDGKGEGFNPFNTLGGWSVRDDVVPAKGNPLLADLKTFEADPSYLYSAVPDIKDYWISLQTKR; encoded by the coding sequence ATGAAAAGAATTATTATTCTTTCGGCATGCGTCTTTGCCCTGGCTTTAAGCTGCGGTAAAGGAAAAACAACTGGCAGCTCCCAGGCAGCTGCGCCGGTTACTCCGGTTATCACCGAATGGGCCAAAGCGAATAAAGTCGACGATGGCTCCCAAACTGAGGATGAATTGTATGAACTTGCCAAGAAGGAAGGCCAGGTTACCATCTATTCTATTTCCAGCCGTATTACTTCGATAAAAGTCAGCTTTGAAAAGAAATACCCTGGAGTTACGGTTAATGCCTTTGACATCAGCTCCAACGAACTCTATGAAAAGGTTACCAGGGAATATGCTGCAGGGGTTTACAACGCCGATCTGGTGCATATCAAAGATGAGGACGGGGCGATTTATCAGGAAATGGTACTGCCCGGTAAATTCAACCTTTACTACCCACAGGATATCTGCGCTCATATACCTGAATCGTCACGGGCCTATTCCATGCCCCTCTATGTTGAGCTTTCCCAGTGGTTTTATAATTCAGAGCTCTTCAGCGCTCCCCCCATTTCCAGCTGGTGGGATCTGACCAAACCGGAATGGAAGGGCCGTATAGTTATGCAGGACCCCCTGAGCGCCAACACCTATCTTATCAACTTTGCGGCCTTTGTGGCAAACTCAGCGCTTTTTGAAGAGGACTATCAGAAAGTCTTCGGCGAAAAAATAAAACTTTCCCCCGAGTGTCCCACTGCGGCGCATGAACTTATCAAACGTCTAACAGCAAATGACATTATCTTTGAAAGTTCATCCGACAGGGTTTGTGAAGCGGTCGGTACAAAAGGACAGAAAGGACCGGGTTTAGTCGGCTGGGCAGCTTCTTCCAAGCTCCGCAAAAATGCCAGCGACAACTGGGTTTTGGCACCTATCAATATTACCCCCGGAACCAGTCTCCATAACCAGAATAATCTCTACCTTGTGGACCAGGCTCCCCATCCCAATGCGGCAAAACTTCTGCTCCGCTGGATGCTCGGAGGCACCGATGGCAAAGGCGAGGGCTTTAATCCCTTTAACACCCTGGGCGGCTGGTCTGTACGGGATGACGTTGTCCCTGCCAAGGGCAATCCCCTGCTGGCAGACCTCAAGACCTTTGAAGCAGATCCCAGTTACCTTTACAGCGCCGTGCCTGATATAAAGGATTATTGGATTTCACTTCAAACAAAAAGATAA
- a CDS encoding LacI family DNA-binding transcriptional regulator: MISTKRLTIRDIAKISGVSYATVSRALTGSPGINSETRKQILGICDQVGYTTNYMARSLVVRKSKLLGFIVGSIDNPYMAQLAFQVELYARQRGYSLILCNSMHQEQHEAELFSLLMGRQVDGIIITPTNAESYELMDKYVEQIPTVVIGDNLKDERRSYVTVDNYQGAELGTEYLISMGHRSIVYIGHRQGSKTHQHRTEGYLNACKKHGLKTAVISNAAPSSSIEHGYTLGKNLLSGPHPYTAIFAGNDTTALGVMKAADELGIRIPEDISLIGFDNISYSMLPRINLTTIEQPLRTMAVSAVDMLIHNIEESAAGYSHIVLTPTLVKRGTCRLITGAGEEYQKENLHGQTI, encoded by the coding sequence ATGATAAGCACAAAGAGGTTAACCATACGGGATATTGCAAAAATAAGCGGCGTATCCTACGCAACTGTTTCCCGTGCCCTGACCGGTAGCCCCGGTATCAACAGCGAAACCCGTAAACAGATTCTTGGGATATGCGACCAGGTTGGATATACCACAAACTACATGGCCCGCTCCCTGGTGGTGCGAAAAAGCAAACTTCTTGGGTTTATCGTGGGCAGCATCGACAACCCCTATATGGCCCAGCTTGCCTTTCAGGTGGAACTCTACGCCAGACAGCGGGGGTACAGCCTTATCCTCTGTAATTCCATGCACCAGGAACAGCACGAGGCGGAACTTTTTTCCCTCCTCATGGGCAGGCAGGTTGACGGAATCATCATTACCCCGACCAACGCCGAATCCTATGAATTGATGGATAAATACGTTGAGCAGATCCCTACGGTCGTTATCGGTGATAACCTGAAGGATGAACGCCGCAGTTATGTTACGGTAGATAATTACCAAGGAGCAGAACTGGGTACGGAATACCTCATATCCATGGGCCACCGGTCTATTGTCTATATCGGCCACCGGCAGGGAAGCAAAACCCATCAACACCGTACCGAGGGGTACCTCAACGCATGTAAGAAGCACGGCTTGAAAACTGCGGTAATCAGTAATGCTGCGCCATCCAGTTCCATAGAACACGGGTATACCCTGGGGAAAAATCTCCTTTCAGGCCCTCATCCCTATACAGCGATATTTGCGGGTAACGATACCACTGCCCTGGGTGTAATGAAGGCGGCGGATGAATTGGGAATACGAATACCCGAAGATATTTCCCTAATCGGCTTTGACAACATTTCTTATTCCATGCTACCCCGGATCAACCTTACCACCATTGAACAGCCCTTGCGCACCATGGCTGTTTCAGCGGTGGATATGTTGATCCATAATATAGAAGAAAGCGCGGCGGGGTATTCACACATTGTGCTTACCCCCACCCTGGTAAAACGAGGCACCTGCCGGCTTATAACAGGAGCCGGAGAAGAATATCAGAAGGAGAACTTACATGGGCAAACAATTTGA
- a CDS encoding ribokinase, giving the protein MGKQFDTLIIGQPSLDINTDHEGHTIHEIGGAVVYSGFAAAALGHSVCVLPKANKDTVDTVSLFAKSKNIEVAVVGSANSTSIENIYHTADKERRTCRAVSRIDGYRPADVPPVDAKIYHLAGLMRGDIGNDMIDFAYKKALVAVDVQGFLRCGDEKTGEMSFHDWPEKHELLPKIRFLKTDAAEAEILTGLKDRTEAAKVLFGWGAQEIMITHNTEVLIYDGKTIYTEPIKARNLSGRSGRGDTTFSSYITERLGVGIPEALLTATALVSLKMEHPGPFNGTRADVEAYIREFYKK; this is encoded by the coding sequence ATGGGCAAACAATTTGACACCCTTATTATCGGACAGCCCTCACTGGACATCAACACGGACCATGAAGGGCACACTATCCACGAGATAGGTGGAGCGGTGGTTTATTCAGGCTTTGCGGCGGCAGCTCTGGGCCATTCGGTTTGCGTGCTTCCCAAGGCAAATAAGGATACTGTGGATACCGTATCCCTGTTCGCCAAATCAAAGAACATTGAAGTTGCGGTGGTTGGAAGCGCCAATAGTACTTCTATTGAAAACATCTACCATACTGCGGACAAAGAACGTCGGACCTGCCGGGCGGTGAGCCGCATAGATGGGTACCGGCCCGCAGATGTGCCTCCGGTGGACGCTAAGATTTACCACTTGGCAGGGCTAATGCGGGGAGACATCGGCAATGATATGATTGATTTTGCATATAAAAAAGCCCTGGTGGCGGTAGATGTGCAGGGCTTCCTCCGCTGTGGAGATGAGAAAACAGGGGAGATGTCCTTCCATGACTGGCCTGAGAAACACGAACTGCTGCCCAAAATACGGTTCCTCAAAACCGATGCGGCGGAAGCAGAAATCCTCACAGGGCTCAAGGACCGGACCGAAGCTGCGAAGGTCCTATTCGGCTGGGGCGCCCAGGAGATCATGATCACCCACAATACGGAGGTGCTGATCTACGACGGGAAAACCATCTACACCGAACCCATAAAAGCCCGCAACCTTTCCGGGCGTAGCGGTAGGGGGGACACCACCTTTTCAAGCTACATCACCGAACGGCTGGGAGTGGGGATCCCTGAGGCACTGCTTACCGCCACCGCCCTGGTCTCTCTGAAGATGGAACACCCCGGCCCCTTCAACGGAACCAGGGCCGATGTAGAAGCCTATATCAGAGAATTCTACAAAAAATAA
- a CDS encoding MgtC/SapB family protein, which produces MNFDYTEILQKLHELNWISICLRSVLSMLLGGFLGYDRGKKNRPAGFRTHMLVCFGATMVMMTNQFVYQTYHVSDPVRLGAQVISGIGFLGAGSIILNAKSQVKGITTAAGLWAAACCGLAIGIGFYSGAIMAGIVIYFIVVVLNRFDTRIQDRTTVIPLYLEFDKKHPFSDFLSYAREQKLSVSDIQLSKNKFMKKMTFCVTLVVKSDIPRLRSEVVQLVQHAEGVQFMEEL; this is translated from the coding sequence ATGAATTTTGACTACACGGAGATACTACAAAAACTGCATGAGCTTAACTGGATATCTATATGCCTGCGATCTGTTCTATCCATGCTTCTCGGCGGCTTTCTTGGCTATGACCGGGGCAAAAAAAACAGACCCGCAGGGTTCCGTACCCACATGCTGGTATGTTTCGGCGCAACCATGGTAATGATGACCAACCAGTTTGTCTACCAGACCTACCACGTATCGGATCCGGTACGGCTGGGCGCCCAGGTAATCAGCGGCATCGGCTTCCTCGGTGCGGGTTCGATCATCCTGAACGCCAAAAGCCAGGTCAAAGGAATTACCACCGCTGCGGGCCTTTGGGCTGCGGCTTGCTGCGGCCTTGCCATAGGTATAGGCTTTTATTCGGGGGCTATTATGGCCGGGATTGTCATTTATTTTATCGTGGTGGTGCTGAACCGCTTTGATACCCGCATCCAGGATCGTACCACAGTTATTCCCCTGTACCTTGAATTCGATAAAAAACACCCTTTCAGCGATTTTCTCTCCTATGCCCGGGAACAAAAACTTTCAGTGTCAGATATACAGCTCAGTAAAAACAAATTCATGAAAAAGATGACCTTCTGCGTGACCCTGGTGGTAAAAAGCGATATACCCCGCTTGCGTTCAGAGGTAGTGCAGTTGGTTCAGCACGCCGAAGGGGTTCAGTTCATGGAGGAGCTGTAG
- the mazG gene encoding nucleoside triphosphate pyrophosphohydrolase, with the protein MSDSKKTEEGAFKGLYDTVVQLRAPDGCPWDREQSPATLRGDLIEETYECIEAIDQKDPAHIREELGDLFLLVTMISYMHEQEKLFSVADVLGDITEKLIRRHPHVFADVKVKDSAEVLDNWARIKVEQEGRKPKDSLMDQVSRSLPPLDRAYKLQKKAAKAGFDWPDTQGVMGKVDEELGEVADAIGALEALSRHAAEAPEGVRRLHEDLEGELGDLLFSVVNLCRFLKVEPSVALQRTNAKFTERFRHIEKRMKESSLELSKENMNAMDKFWEEAKEKS; encoded by the coding sequence ATGTCTGATTCAAAGAAAACCGAAGAAGGGGCCTTTAAGGGCCTCTATGACACGGTGGTGCAGCTCCGCGCCCCCGACGGCTGCCCCTGGGACCGGGAACAGTCACCTGCTACCCTCCGGGGAGATCTTATCGAAGAGACCTACGAGTGTATTGAGGCCATTGATCAGAAGGATCCTGCCCATATACGGGAAGAGCTGGGGGACCTTTTCCTCCTGGTGACCATGATCTCCTATATGCACGAGCAGGAAAAGCTCTTTTCCGTGGCCGATGTGCTGGGAGACATCACAGAAAAACTGATACGCCGACATCCCCATGTATTCGCCGACGTAAAGGTTAAGGACAGTGCAGAGGTTCTGGACAACTGGGCCAGGATAAAGGTAGAACAGGAGGGCCGCAAGCCCAAGGACTCCCTGATGGACCAGGTGTCCCGTTCCCTGCCGCCCCTGGACCGGGCTTACAAACTTCAGAAAAAGGCTGCCAAGGCCGGTTTCGACTGGCCGGATACCCAGGGAGTCATGGGCAAGGTTGATGAAGAGTTGGGGGAGGTCGCCGATGCTATCGGGGCACTGGAAGCCCTGAGCCGTCACGCCGCTGAGGCCCCCGAGGGGGTCAGAAGGCTGCATGAAGACCTGGAAGGGGAACTGGGGGACCTCCTCTTTTCAGTGGTAAACCTCTGCCGCTTCTTAAAAGTGGAGCCTTCAGTGGCCCTCCAGCGCACCAATGCTAAATTTACGGAACGCTTCCGGCACATAGAAAAAAGGATGAAAGAAAGCAGCCTAGAACTGAGCAAAGAAAATATGAATGCCATGGACAAATTCTGGGAAGAAGCTAAGGAAAAAAGTTAA
- a CDS encoding hydroxyacid dehydrogenase: MYKVLIPEDVDSSGKDYLLERGYEIKVGVPTDIETLKREIADADALLARIARFPEEVLAAGKKLKVIARHGVGVDTVAVDYAESQGIWVVNAPLSNGNTVAECAVAMIMALECDLIRLDRKTREGDWTYREHLKRRDLAGLTLGIVGFGRIGRMVAEKVSGLGMKILTYHPRKHPETPLMVEHTTDFSRILSSSDYLGVFVPSTSETRGMFNYAAFSAMKPSAYYINCARGDTYVEADLARALDEGRLAGAAVDVFDPEPRFDSPLYRMDQVIVTQHSAGLSVEANYKMSLDAAKGIDEILRGDKPTWPVNHPAHPRADSTVSP; encoded by the coding sequence GTGTATAAGGTATTGATACCCGAGGACGTGGATTCATCGGGAAAGGACTATCTCCTTGAACGGGGATATGAGATCAAGGTGGGTGTTCCCACGGATATTGAAACCCTTAAACGGGAAATCGCTGACGCCGACGCCCTGCTGGCCCGTATCGCCCGGTTCCCCGAGGAGGTTCTGGCTGCGGGGAAGAAGCTCAAGGTGATAGCCCGCCATGGGGTAGGGGTGGATACGGTAGCGGTGGACTACGCCGAGTCCCAGGGTATATGGGTGGTCAACGCCCCCCTGTCCAATGGAAACACCGTGGCAGAATGCGCGGTGGCCATGATCATGGCCCTGGAATGCGATCTCATCAGGCTGGATCGAAAAACCCGGGAAGGGGACTGGACCTACCGGGAACACCTGAAGCGCCGGGATCTGGCGGGTTTAACCCTGGGCATCGTAGGCTTTGGCCGCATAGGCCGCATGGTAGCTGAAAAAGTCTCAGGCCTGGGTATGAAGATACTCACCTACCACCCCCGTAAACACCCCGAAACCCCGCTGATGGTGGAGCATACCACGGATTTTTCCCGGATCCTCTCTTCTTCGGACTACCTGGGGGTTTTTGTGCCCTCTACCTCTGAAACCCGGGGAATGTTTAACTACGCAGCCTTTTCCGCTATGAAACCCAGTGCCTATTACATTAACTGCGCCCGAGGTGACACCTACGTGGAAGCCGATCTGGCCAGGGCCCTGGATGAGGGCCGCCTTGCCGGGGCTGCGGTGGATGTCTTTGATCCCGAGCCCCGCTTTGACAGCCCCCTATACCGCATGGACCAGGTAATTGTGACCCAGCACAGCGCCGGCCTTTCGGTTGAGGCAAACTACAAAATGTCCCTGGATGCCGCTAAAGGCATCGACGAGATACTCCGGGGTGATAAGCCCACTTGGCCGGTAAACCACCCGGCGCATCCGAGGGCGGACAGCACAGTATCGCCCTGA
- the pth gene encoding aminoacyl-tRNA hydrolase, whose amino-acid sequence MIELIAFLGNPGPEYQNNRHNAGRLLAAVLPFALSWQKKYKGLYAGLDSRALKPPSSPVDGPDGLKLPALPPRLHFLMPETYMNLSGESVKAAASFFKIPPEKILVIHDELELPLGVAAFKFSGGLGGHNGLRSMKSCFGTADFWRLRIGIGRPNHDNISGWVLSDFGNPEKPVLDQVLEACASALTRSLLEGPEALLPEWNKKKIG is encoded by the coding sequence ATGATTGAACTTATTGCATTTCTGGGTAACCCCGGACCTGAATATCAGAATAACCGCCATAACGCGGGCCGGCTTTTAGCAGCGGTTCTTCCCTTTGCCCTGAGCTGGCAGAAGAAGTACAAGGGCCTTTACGCCGGCCTGGACAGCAGGGCTTTAAAACCGCCAAGCTCGCCTGTTGACGGTCCGGACGGCCTAAAACTGCCGGCCCTTCCCCCGAGACTCCACTTCCTCATGCCCGAAACCTATATGAACCTTTCCGGGGAGTCGGTCAAGGCCGCTGCTTCTTTTTTTAAAATTCCCCCGGAAAAAATACTGGTGATCCATGATGAGCTGGAGCTTCCCCTGGGCGTCGCGGCATTCAAGTTTTCAGGCGGCCTGGGGGGGCACAACGGCCTGCGGTCCATGAAAAGCTGCTTCGGCACTGCCGATTTTTGGCGCCTGCGTATAGGCATAGGCAGGCCGAACCACGATAATATTTCCGGCTGGGTTCTGTCGGATTTTGGAAACCCGGAGAAGCCGGTATTGGATCAGGTCCTGGAAGCCTGTGCTTCCGCCCTGACCCGCTCGCTCCTGGAGGGGCCCGAGGCACTTTTGCCGGAATGGAATAAAAAGAAGATAGGCTAG